One window of the Mycobacterium xenopi genome contains the following:
- a CDS encoding MarR family winged helix-turn-helix transcriptional regulator, with the protein MSTSGTANGAALGNGASTEADSRLGAELLAVVARLNRLATQRIQLPLPVAQARLLATIEAHGEARICDLAAMDHCSQPTMTTQVRRLEDAGLVSRTVDPRDARAVRIRITPAGVRALNRVRADRASAIEPQLARLEPADRRVLTEAVAVLRRLLDDASSPPQPTATR; encoded by the coding sequence ATGTCTACCTCGGGCACCGCTAACGGTGCCGCACTGGGCAATGGCGCGAGCACCGAAGCCGACTCCAGGCTGGGAGCGGAGCTTCTGGCTGTCGTTGCCCGGCTCAATCGGCTGGCCACCCAACGCATCCAGCTTCCCTTGCCGGTGGCGCAGGCCCGGCTGCTGGCGACCATCGAGGCCCACGGCGAAGCGCGCATCTGTGACCTGGCCGCCATGGACCACTGCTCACAGCCCACGATGACCACACAGGTGCGACGGCTAGAAGACGCCGGTCTGGTTAGTCGCACGGTCGATCCACGAGACGCGCGGGCCGTGCGGATCCGCATCACTCCTGCGGGTGTGCGCGCTCTCAACCGCGTCCGGGCCGATCGCGCGTCTGCGATCGAGCCGCAGCTGGCTCGTCTCGAGCCCGCGGATCGGCGGGTATTGACCGAGGCCGTGGCGGTGTTGCGCCGGCTTCTCGACGACGCCTCGTCGCCGCCTCAGCCCACGGCTACCCGGTAG